The window TCCATCGACTTCATCCGCGTGCTTGATGTCCGCTCAGGTAACGAGCTGCCCTGGCGACGGGGCACCGCTCCCCGCAGAGCCTGGGGTGTccccggccccggggcagcagcagccgcgTGCCCCTGCTGCGTGGCTccgctgcagctcccagcccaggagTCCTGCAGCGAGCTGGGCACGGGGAAGGGACCAGGCGAGGAGCCCGAGGTTGCCCTGCTCGAGGCAGGGAGGGAACCCGGTCCCACCCCGctccctctcccaccccaaCCAATCCCTCCTGTACCCGTACCTCAGGCCGGACGGTGCAGAGGATCATGGTGAACTACCACGTGCCCAAGCCCAAGAAGCGCGAGTGCGTGGTGTGGGGCATCGCCTTCCTGTCCGACGGCACCGTCGTGAGCTCGGACTCGTTCGGGAGGGTGCAGTTCTGGGACTGGGAGCGGGGGACGCTGCTGGAGTCCCACACCGTCAGCACCTCGGCCGTCCTCTCGCTGGCTGTGTCAGAGGTAGGGCTCGCCCCTGCTCCCGGCAGCCCGTCGGCCTGTCCTCTGCGAGCTGCAGccctcttttctcccccccaGAAGGAGGACAGCATCGTGGTGGGCACCTCGACGGGGGCCACCTACCAGTTCCAGCTGCTGCCGGTGAAGGCGGGCAGCCAGGAGAAGCGCTGGGTGCGGACGAAGCCGTTCCAGTACCACACGCACGACGTGCGAGCCGTGGCACACAGCCCGACAGCTCTCATCTCCGGAGGTAGGGGCTGCGGGGCGCGCTCGCCAGGCAGCCTTGGGTGGCGGCGCCCCCCTGCTCACCGCGCTCTGCCCGGCTTCCAGGCCTGGACGCCCAGCTGGTGATCCGCCCGCTCATGGAGAAGATGCAGAGGAAGGGCTACGAGGCGGTGCTGCGCAAGTTCACCTTCCCCCACGTGAGTGGGTGCCGAGCGGGGTCCTGGGGCAGCTGCCCGGGGCGTGGGGCAGGCTCTGCGGGAGCAGCGGGGCCCTGCGgggtcccctccccagccctggcacccGGAGGCTCCCGCgatggggctgggagctggcgAGCCTGTCCTGCTGGTCCTGCTGGggctccctctctgctcccatcCCACAGCACCTGAACCATTCCTCTCCACCCCCCCGGGGCGTTTCGGCTCGCCCCAGCCCTTTCTGCCCGGCTGTGGGCTCCTGACAGCGCGCCCGTTTCTGCCCGCAGCGCCGCCTCGTCTCCTGCGCCAGGAAAGCCCGgctcctcctcttccagttCTCCCAGCACCTGGAGCTCTGGAGGCTCGGCTCCACCAATGAAACCGGTGAGCCCGCGGTGGCTGTCGGGTTCCAACGCCTGCGTTGTACCTTGGGGCAGAGCCCGCAGCGCCTGGGGCGCTTCACGGTGTGagcagccccgctgctgggggctgcagggtggtgGTTAACACCCTCCGGAGCTCTGCTGTGCTCGgcgctgtgctgctgctgagagcacgCTCTTCCCCCCGAGCTGGGTGGTTCCCGGGGAGCTCAGGCCTGGGGCGAGGCCgggcaggggtctggggggggtCCCTTGGTGCCCCTTGGCTGGCACCGCTCCCCCGggcccccagctgctccctgggaGCTGTGCGGTTTCCACGTTTTTGCTGACGCGCTGCCTGCTTGGTTGTCGTCCCAGGAAAGGACGGCGAGGTCCTTCCCGTCTGCCGCATGCCCgagcacctcctgcagctcaAGAGCAAGGTAGGGCTGGgccggggctgcaggaggcGGCTGGGaggctctgctccctcccatgGCTGAGCTGCGGGGGCCAGCAGGGACCCGCTGCGGTGCCCAGCCCCATGAGGAGGGGTGTGCTGCCGGGGAGGCTCTGCGGGCCCCGCTCAGCACCTCCACGTCCCCAGGGTCCCGAGCACATCTACTGCAGCTGCGTCTCGCCCTGCGGCAGCTGGGTCGCCTACTGCACGGCCTCCCGCTTCCACCTCTACCGCGTGCAGCACGAGGGCAACGGCGTCAGCGTCAAGAAGGTGGGCgcgggagggagggaagggcgCCGGGGGCAGCTGGCACGGCCGGGGAGCTCCCGGGGAGCGGGGGGTGACCGCCAGcgctgccttcctcctcagGTCCCCGGCGTGCCCAAGCTGCTGCTCCCGGCGTACCAGCTGCAGTGCGCCTCCGACTCGGGCCGGCTCTTTGTTGCCTCTGACCGAGGCTCCGTCCAcgtcctccagctgctggagccgGGGGGCTGCAAACACCTGCACACGCTGCGCCCGCCCGCAGGTGGGGAGCGGGCACCGGGGTCTGCTgggggtgcagggctggggctcagcaccttGCTCACGCTTTTTGGGGGGGCTTTGTGggttccttccctgcctctgtgTCAGGGCCCTATGACGGGGAGGGGTGAGCCCAGGCCGGGCGGGGGGACGCAGGTCCGGGACGCCTGGGGGGAGGCTCGGTGGCTCCTTGTGCCGTCAGCACCCACTGGGGCGGGTGCGCGGCGTTCCCCCAGGCACGGCCGAGGCTGTTTACCTGCTGGCATCGAGCGCGGATGGGAACTGGCTGGCGGCGGTCAGCGGGGACTGGGAAATCCACATCTACAGCCTGAAACACTTCAAGGTAGGAGAAGGCGCTGGGGGGGCTGAGCGCTCTGtcctggggtgctgggagcacaggCTCTGTGCCGAGGCCCCGCTGCATccccggggcagggagggagaggtcCCGCGAGGCACAGGGAAAAGTCTGGGGAGCAGAGACTGTCCCCGTGTGCCCCCAGCTTTGTCCCCTCCCGTTCCAGCACCACTGCACGGTGCCCACGTACAGCTGTGCCGTGACAGCGCTCGCCATCCACCCGGCCACCAACAACCTCGTCATCGCCTACGCGGACCAGCAGGTAGGAGCTGTCCCCGCTGCTGTCCCCGGCAGGATCCTGTCCCCCCGCAGCGCTCGCAGCCCGGCCGGGGGTGCTGTGTGCTGGCCCGGGGGGCGATGCTGGGGACTGGTGGTTGTGGGACTGTCCCCGTCCCCTGTCCTGCCCCGCAGCTCTTCGAGTTCAGCATCCCCGAGAAGCAGTACACGGCCTGGAGCCGCACGGTGCAGAACGGCGGGCTGCACAAGGCCTGGCTGGAGAGGGACTCGCACATCACCCACATCGCCTTCAACCCCCAGAACCCCGCGCACATCCTGCTGCACGACGTCTACATGTTCTGCGTCCTCGACAAGTCCCtggtgagcggggccgggggctcccgcggggctgcttctgctggcGGAGCAAGGGGAGGACACCGGGGGtactggggatggggacaccgaGTGCCTGCGgtaccggggggggggcaggattTGCACCCTGGGCCCGTCCCAGCGCCAAGGAGCGCGGGCGGCTGATGTTgtgtccccgcagcccctgcccgaCGCCAGCACCCCGCTGCTCAACCAGAGCATCCTGAAGCAGCTCCCGGAGCCCGCCCGGAAGCGGCAGCTGCACGCCTTCAAGATCTGCAAGAAGTTCCAGGTGGGCTCACGGTCACCCACCCCTGCCCTAACCCCGGGCCGGGGCCTCCCGGTGCTCCGGGGGGGGCTGtgttggggctgggggtgccccggccccccgctgacccccccccccgccgtgcCCGCAGCCGCTGCTGTTCgccgagctgctggaggagaaccGCCTGGTGCTGGTGGAGCGGCCCCTGGCCGATCTCCGTGCCCAGCTCCCGCCGcccgtgcagcagcagccattcGGCACCTAGCGCCGCACAATAAAGCGCTGCCGCCACCGCCACCGGAGCTGGATCTGActgggggggcacggggggggcaCCGGTAATGGGagggggcgggagggaggggcaggggagggggcgctgGTACCCGGCCAGGGGGCAGTGCCGGTACTggagggggccgggggtggAGGGGGCACCGGTACCGGGCCTGTACTGGGGGGGCTGTACTGGTACTGGGGGGCAGGGGACAGGTGCCGGTACCGGGATGAGGTACGGGGAGGGGGCAGTGGTTCTGGGCCGGGCTGTGTGTGGGGCAGGGCCGGTACCGGGCTGGtaccggggggggggtgggtgcCGTTACCGGGCCCGTACTGGAGGCAGACGGGGGGGTGGGTGCCGGTACTGGTATGGGGAGAGGGCACCGGTACCGGGACGGGcaggggtgtgtgtgggggcgCTGGTACCGGAGGGGGACGGGTCGGTACCGGGGCCCGGTACCGGGCCGGATAGGAGGAGGGGCCGCGGGTACCGGGacggggtgtgtgggggggagggTGCCGGTACTGGGCCGGTAccgggaggggacgggggaGCGGCACCGGTCCCgtgtgggggtggggggggggccggcccgggggggggaaGCGCCGGTCCCGGGCCGTGCCCGCGGGGCGGGCGGATCTCCCTTAGCGCTCTGCGGCCCCGCCTCCCGCTCGTCTCGGCCAATCCGAGCGGCGCCTCCCGCCAGCGCCCCGCCCCCTCGGTCGCGGCGGCCCAATGGCGCGGCGCCATGCGGGCGGGGGCGTGTCCCGGgccgccccgccccccggccgcccgcccgccgcccggcGCAGCGGCGGCATGGCCGTGTGGACGCGCGCCGCCAAGgcggggctgctggagctgctgctgcgggagcGCTGGGTGCGGGTGGCGGCCGAGCTGAGCGGCGAGGCGCTGAGCCTCACGGCCGAGCCCGGCGAGCCGGCGGCCGAGCAGCTCAACGGCGTGCCCAACGGGGGTGGAGGAGCGGCGGAaccggcggggagcggcggcggcgtgCGGCGGGTGCGGGTGGTGAAGGCGGAGGCGGGCGGGCTCGGCATCAGCATCAAGGGCGGCCGCGAGAACCGCATGCCCGTGCTCATCTCCCGCATCTtcccggggctggcggcggaGCGCAGCGGGGAGCTGCGCCTGGGCGACGCCATCCTCGCCGTTAACGGCGTCGACCTCCGCGACGCCACCCACGACCAGGCCGTGCAGGCGCTGAAGCGAGCCGGGAGGGAGGTCGTCCTGGAAGGTACCGGCACCCCCCGGCCCctggtgtcccccccccggcgTCACCCCCGGCCCCGGCGTCCCCACCCAGTGCCCCCCCGgtccccggtgcccccccccccccggtgcccctcCTTCGcgtctcctccctgccctcggTGTCCCTCCCGGTGTCCCCCCTGGTGTCCCCTACCTCTGTCCCCCGCGCCCCGTTTCCGGCTCCCTGGTCCCCCCtcgtcccccagccccagacGTGGCCTCCCCGCCTGTCCTGCCCCCACCCGCCGTGGGGGGCCCGGTCGTGTCCCCGCTACCAGCACGGGACACAGCTGTCCCCCTCCTGAGCTGGGGACGGTGACACCCCCCCGACAGAGCTGGGCCCCCCAGCTGCCGTGTCACCACCCGGTGCCCCCCGGCTCGGCTGCGGtgccccgggggctccccgtGGTGCCAGCCCCGGTGTGGCTCCGAGGGCGGCTGCGCCCGGGCTCGGTGCCTGCGGTGAAGCCGGCGCAGGGCTGGTCCGGCACAGCGGCTGGCTCCTGCCCGACCTGTTCCCCAGCAAGCTGGGGCAGGACCTGCCCGGTGCGGCACTGCCGGTGCCACCACTGCCTGCACGGGTCCCCGGTGCCCCGCGCGCCCTCCTGCCCCCACACCTGCCGGGGCCGCGTGCCGCTGCGAGGGCGTGTGGGGATTTGTGCGGCTCAGCTGCCCCCGACGGCCCCGGGGCACCGGGGGACGAGGAAGGGACGAGGAGGGGCGGCCGTGCCTCGGCACAGCTCCCACCTCGCCTCCCAGCCCGCGGCCGCCCGCTGTTGTTTTTGGCAGAGCAGACGCTGACTTGTTGCCTGACTGCCCCGCGTGCCCCGTGCCGGATTTGgtgcctctcctctcctccgGCACCGTGGCCCTCCGCTCCCGTCTGGCACCGTGCCGCTCGGTCCTGTCCCGCAGGAGCCCCACGCGTGTCTGTCCCTCGCTTCCCAGCCAGCCGCTGGGCACGGCTGCCCCTTCCCGTGGGACGATCCCACTCCAGGGGTGCGTGGGGttgcagcagtgcccagcatCGCCCCTCCAAAAAGGGTTGGAGACTCCGGTGCCGGCTGCACCGTCCCCGGGAGGCCCCAACAgcgtggggcaggcaggggccgTGATGCCCAGACACCGGCATCAAGCGCTGCACCCTCTCTCCAGCACCGGGCTTGATCGTGGGGACCTGCGGTGGGTGCcctcctcctggggctgccagggcacggcACGGTGTGACCTGGTGTGCTCGTGGCACGGTGGAGAGGAGCcctgctgcatttctgcaggagctgggggccgAACTCTGGGCCCTTGGGCCCTGCTGGCCGGGGAGGTTGGCAAAGAGGAAGAAGGGTGGTGAGAGGAAACCCGCACCCCTGGGTGGCGAAAGCGCTGCGGTGCCGGCAGGAGGGGGCTGCGTGGGGCCGGGGTCAGCGGTGCCTGGGAGCACCCAGGGAGCACCCGGGGGTCTCAGCCCTGCTGACACCAGCGCCAGCCCGCCGGGTGCACGCAGGGAGAGCAGCCGCCTTCCTGCGGCAGGCTGCGCGAGGGTGCAGCAGCGCTGGGTTTCCTTTGCGGTGAGCGCGTAGgcgggccgtgccgtgccgtgccacgACAGCCGTGCCAGGACGGGGCTGTGCAGGTGCCGTGCCCCCCGTACCCCACCGGCACGGGGACTCCCTGCCCGTGCCGTGCAGGACCACGGCCGGGCTGTGTCCCCGGGCagaggctggctgcagccaccccaccTGCTGCCGGccaccccggggctggggcGCGTTTCCTGCGGTGGCCGAGCCTGCGCAGCCCGGCACGCCGTGCCgagggggcggccggggctcggctgctgcaggaggcaaacTGCTGGGGCGCTTTTACCATCCGCGGCCACCTGTAGCCTGCTGGCCTGGCCGTGGTTTGCTGTGCCGTGGCTGCACCGCCAGTGCATGCTCTGCTCCCCGTCCCCAACCTCGGCTGGAGGCTGCCAACGTCTGGCCgccagctgctgagcagccctggggggacGCTGCCCCCTGAGCCCCCTGCCCGCACCCGTCCACCTTGGGCGCTGCGCTGCCCGCTGGGGATTAAAGG is drawn from Oxyura jamaicensis isolate SHBP4307 breed ruddy duck chromosome 11, BPBGC_Ojam_1.0, whole genome shotgun sequence and contains these coding sequences:
- the UTP4 gene encoding U3 small nucleolar RNA-associated protein 4 homolog, with protein sequence MVVVPRPGAVQVEGAQPRLPGHAGRCTGLVLGAGGAPAGADRGSALRSPQVLRDVLRDLYRLLKHVVAAEPDGATVLHAQLALEELGQAVRGGLFPPQVLEKKIVFEKNLDRQKGRVLCLSWHPSGTHIVAGSIDFIRVLDVRSGRTVQRIMVNYHVPKPKKRECVVWGIAFLSDGTVVSSDSFGRVQFWDWERGTLLESHTVSTSAVLSLAVSEKEDSIVVGTSTGATYQFQLLPVKAGSQEKRWVRTKPFQYHTHDVRAVAHSPTALISGGLDAQLVIRPLMEKMQRKGYEAVLRKFTFPHRRLVSCARKARLLLFQFSQHLELWRLGSTNETGKDGEVLPVCRMPEHLLQLKSKGPEHIYCSCVSPCGSWVAYCTASRFHLYRVQHEGNGVSVKKVPGVPKLLLPAYQLQCASDSGRLFVASDRGSVHVLQLLEPGGCKHLHTLRPPAGTAEAVYLLASSADGNWLAAVSGDWEIHIYSLKHFKHHCTVPTYSCAVTALAIHPATNNLVIAYADQQLFEFSIPEKQYTAWSRTVQNGGLHKAWLERDSHITHIAFNPQNPAHILLHDVYMFCVLDKSLPLPDASTPLLNQSILKQLPEPARKRQLHAFKICKKFQPLLFAELLEENRLVLVERPLADLRAQLPPPVQQQPFGT